A stretch of Janibacter endophyticus DNA encodes these proteins:
- the gatC gene encoding Asp-tRNA(Asn)/Glu-tRNA(Gln) amidotransferase subunit GatC, producing the protein MPDLSRDDVAHLASLARIELEPEELDRLVGELDVVLTSVARVQQAPTDGVEPMSHPLPLVNVTRPDEVRPSLTPEQALAGAPLAEEQRFSVPRILDEE; encoded by the coding sequence ATGCCTGACCTCAGCCGCGACGACGTCGCCCACCTCGCCTCGCTGGCCCGGATCGAGCTGGAGCCCGAGGAGCTCGACCGCCTCGTCGGCGAGCTCGACGTCGTGCTCACCTCGGTGGCCCGGGTCCAGCAGGCGCCGACCGACGGCGTCGAGCCGATGAGCCACCCGCTCCCGCTCGTCAACGTCACCCGGCCCGACGAGGTCCGTCCCTCCCTCACCCCCGAGCAGGCGCTCGCCGGCGCCCCGCTCGCCGAGGAGCAGCGCTTCTCGGTCCCGCGCATCCTCGACGAGGAGTGA
- the gatA gene encoding Asp-tRNA(Asn)/Glu-tRNA(Gln) amidotransferase subunit GatA — protein MTDITRLPAADLAAALASGDLSAADATQAHLDRIAEVDEGVHAYLHVAGESALATAREVDGRRAQGEQLHRLAGVPIAVKDVMTTTGMPTTCGSRMLEGWVPPYDATVVSKLKAAGMPILGKTNMDEFAMGSSTEHSAYGVTRNPWDLDRTPGGSGGGSSAVVASFQAPLAIGSDTGGSIRQPAAVTGSVGAKPTYGGVSRYGLVALASSLDQAGPCGRTVLDTALLHEVMAGHDPMDSTSIDAPVPGVVAAAERADVSGMKIGIIKELTGEGFQAGVQARFDEAVQHLIDAGADVVEVSCPSFEYALAAYYLILPSEASSNLAKFDAMRYGRRVGPKGVDAPSAEQVMAASRDAGFGDEVKRRIILGTYALSSGYYDAYYGSAQKVRRLIADDFAAAFGQADVLISPTAPTTAFRFGEKTDDPMAMYLNDIATIPANLAGIPGMSLPSGLADEDGLPAGFQILAPAMADDRLYSVGAALEQRLVTAWGGHLLDRLPALQTKGA, from the coding sequence TTGACCGACATCACCCGCCTCCCCGCGGCGGACCTCGCCGCCGCGCTCGCCTCCGGCGACCTCTCGGCCGCCGACGCCACCCAGGCGCACCTCGACCGGATCGCCGAGGTCGACGAGGGCGTCCACGCCTACCTCCACGTCGCGGGGGAGTCCGCGCTTGCCACCGCCCGTGAGGTCGACGGCCGTCGGGCCCAGGGCGAGCAGCTGCACCGCCTCGCCGGCGTGCCGATCGCCGTCAAGGACGTCATGACGACGACCGGGATGCCGACGACGTGCGGCAGCCGGATGCTCGAGGGCTGGGTGCCGCCGTATGACGCCACCGTCGTGAGCAAGCTCAAGGCCGCGGGCATGCCGATCCTCGGCAAGACCAACATGGACGAGTTCGCGATGGGCTCCTCCACCGAGCACTCCGCCTACGGCGTGACCCGCAACCCGTGGGACCTCGACCGGACCCCCGGCGGCTCCGGTGGTGGCTCGAGCGCGGTCGTCGCCTCCTTCCAGGCGCCGCTCGCGATCGGCAGCGACACCGGCGGCTCGATCCGTCAGCCCGCGGCCGTCACCGGCAGCGTCGGCGCCAAGCCGACCTACGGCGGGGTCTCGCGCTACGGGCTCGTTGCCCTCGCGTCCTCGCTCGACCAGGCCGGCCCGTGCGGGCGGACCGTCCTCGACACCGCCCTGCTCCACGAGGTCATGGCCGGGCACGACCCGATGGACTCGACCTCCATCGACGCTCCTGTGCCCGGAGTCGTCGCCGCCGCCGAGCGCGCCGACGTGTCCGGCATGAAGATCGGCATCATCAAGGAGCTCACGGGTGAGGGCTTCCAGGCCGGCGTCCAGGCCCGTTTCGACGAGGCCGTCCAGCACCTCATCGACGCCGGTGCCGACGTCGTCGAGGTGTCCTGCCCGAGCTTCGAGTACGCCCTCGCCGCCTACTACCTCATCCTCCCGAGCGAGGCGAGCAGCAACCTCGCGAAGTTCGACGCCATGCGCTACGGCCGGCGCGTCGGGCCGAAGGGGGTCGACGCGCCCTCCGCGGAGCAGGTCATGGCGGCCAGCCGTGACGCCGGCTTCGGCGACGAGGTGAAGCGCCGGATCATCCTCGGCACCTACGCCCTCTCGTCGGGCTACTACGACGCGTACTACGGCAGCGCCCAGAAGGTGCGTCGCCTCATCGCCGACGACTTCGCCGCGGCTTTCGGCCAGGCGGACGTCCTCATCAGCCCGACCGCGCCGACGACCGCCTTCCGCTTCGGCGAGAAGACCGACGACCCGATGGCGATGTACCTCAACGACATCGCGACCATCCCTGCGAACCTCGCCGGCATCCCCGGCATGTCCCTCCCGAGCGGTCTCGCCGACGAGGACGGGCTGCCCGCCGGCTTCCAGATCCTCGCGCCGGCGATGGCCGACGACCGCCTCTACTCCGTCGGGGCCGCGCTCGAGCAGCGCCTCGTCACCGCCTGGGGCGGCCACCTCCTCGACCGCCTGCCCGCCCTGCAGACCAAGGGAGCCTGA